TAACTAGCTGTGCAACTTTTTAAACCCCTGtatctctctgcctgtctctcatctgtgaaatcaTTGCAGCAGGTTTCtttacacataaataaaaatcaaagcaaaacaaaacccttcaACTGCAACAGCAACAGGATAGAGCTGACAGAAAAGTTCATGTCTTAGAGAACAAATTAAGAAATGGATTACTTTATgttagaataaaaacattttaaaatgatttggatGCCTTCCTCCCAGGATGGAGTGAGGAAGACAGCCTAGATGCCTCAGAGCCTCATTCTTGGTTGGATTTACTCCACCAGGACCGTGCTTCACACCGAGTGGGAGCACAGTAAATGCTGAGTGAGTGCTGACACCTGCTTTGTGCAGCATGCATGAATGGCAGTGCATTCCCTAGCAACTGAACAGCGTACAATAACTCTTATGAATTTTTAGATTAAATTTACCCAaacatattaaatgtttaaatttaaattaaatgttttaaatttaaataatttacccCAATATTTAATATACCCAAAAGGCCACAACAGCCACATGATTAGAGAGATGGCTTTGTAGTTGGAagtaaagcaaattttaaaaggaaatcaaagtcTGAAATGAACTGGAGGCAGTATTCAAAAGAACTGATGTAGTAAATAACTCAGTGCATATTGTCATTACTCTtctggaaaggggaaggagggttTCTTTGAAGATGAGCTGCTGTCTGCTTGACATTTGCATGTAAAATAGAGGAGACAGGCTAGTTTTTTAGGTTCTTTCGTGGATactgaatttcaaaaattaaatgaaatataacagTGAGACACagataaaaaattgtaaatctgCATATCAGTTATTGACCAGTTACTTAATAAGTACATGCCCTGCTACTTGGAGTGTCACTGCTgagctctccttctctctcccactcttcccaTTGACACTTCTCAGCCTCTGGCTTCCTGCCTTACGCCCCAGGACCAGATcatctgtggggaagaaggtgggaAGGAACACCTCATTCTGCCATGGTGggacccttccccttcccctttcccctcgcCTCTCTAATGGCAGTACATTCGTTAGCCGAGTACATTTACCAAGCCCTGGACTAaggctgttttgtttgttttaattttaaagtaggCCACCCAAAGAAATTGTAATAATTATCCCTCCAGaggtttgttttaattttttttcttgaaacaatCTCAAACTCAGAAAACTTGCAAGTacaagtatcattttttttcatgaattatttGAGAGTAAGCCACCAACCTGTTGCCCACCACCCCTGATTTTCCTACtaacaaggacattctcctacaaAGCCCAATGaaaccatcaaaatcaggaaattaacagtgACACATTACTACCATCTCATCCCCAGACCCCATTCACGGGGCCCAAGAATGTTCTGTAGAGCAAAAGGAGCCAGAGGAAATCATGTGCTGCATTTAGTTGTCCTGTCTCTGTAGTCTCCTTCAGTCTGGAACAACTGCTTAGCCTTTCCTTGGTTTTCATGAACTTGGCACTTGTGAAGAGTACAGGCCATTTATTTCATTGAATGTCTCTTGATTTGGTTTTGTCTGCCGCTTTCTCATATTGGTTCAGGTGATGCACCTTTGGCAGGACTATCCGAGAAGTGATGCTGGGTCTTCCCGTTACACCTGGTCAGGTGGCACATGATTTTGATTTGTCCCGTTATTGATGGTGCTCATTTAGATCACTTGTGGATGGTGATATTTGCCACGCTTCTCCACTATatttaaagttattctttttccctttgtaactAATAAGTATCTTATGGGGAGGTACTCTGAGGCTGTAAGTATCCCATTCCTCTTcaaactttcaattattttatggATTCATGGTTTTCTGTTTCAATAAATGGGTTATAATCTGTTAACTCtcattattttgatgctcaagTTGTTCCAGATTTGGCCAGGGGATCCCTTTTGAGCCGGTCTCAGCTGCCCCTTGCTGTGCCCCCGTCATTCTTCGAGCCTTAGAGAACGGtgagatgttccaggctcatcttgtactttcctaTCACCAGCCTGGAATCAGCCATTCTTCAAGGtgggctaagtgctttgcatatattatcttagttaattctcacaacatgAGAATCCTGAGCTGATAACGGGTAGTGTCTCCATTTTGCACACCAGGAGACTGagtctcagagatgttaagtaacttaaTGTTGCACAACTTGAATTTGgcagagcagggatttgaacttgggtctgcttgACTTTGGAGACTGTGTTACAAATCACTCTGCTTTAGATGATCCCCAGCTTTCCACTCTGTCTATCCACATCACCTTCCACGTTGTAGAACCTATTGACCTATGTGGATAAGAAAGTTGTTATTGGAAAGTGTGCTCAGCATTCCAAGTGGGGTGGCCAGGAAGTCCTCTCCTGCAGTTTCTCTGACACAAGGACTGGAAAGaggccagcctctgcctccctcaCCCTCTGCCCATCCAGGAGGCTGCAGTTCAGCAATGGGCTTGTTGGGAGGAACTTAGGCAGAACTAGGCAGAAGCCCTGGGCATAGCAGCAGCAAaggaaatttcttttccttttttaaaaattttattttattttttaggcttGAGGGGCCTGGGACATAAACTAGGCTTGCTGAAATTCAGTGTAATGAAAGCCATCCCTGCCActgaattctttaaaaagcatggtcctaatgaaacttaaaagcttttgcacagcaaaggaaaccataaacaagaccaaaagacaaccctcagaatgggagaaaatagttgcaaatgaagcaactggcaaaggattaatctccaaaatttacaagcaactcatgcNNNNNNNNNNNNNNNNNNNNNNNNNNNNNNNNNNNNNNNNNNNNNNNNNNNNNNNNNNNNNNNNNNNNNNNNNNNNNNNNNNNNNNNNNNNNNNNNNNNNNNNNNNNNNNNNNNNNNNNNNNNNNNNNNNNNNNNNNNNNNNNNNNNNNNNNNNNNNNNNNNNNNNNNNNNNNNNNNNNNNNNNNNNNNNNNNNNNNNNNNNNNNNNNNNNNNNNNNNNNNNNNNNNNNNNNNNNNNNNNNNNNNNNNNNNNNNNNNNNNNNNNNNNNNNNNNNNNNNNNNNNNNNNNNNNNNNNNNNNNNNNNNNNNNNNNNNNNNNNNNNNNNNNNNNNNNNNNNNNNNNNNNNNNNNNNNNNNNNNNNNNNNNNNNNNNNNNNNNNNNNNNNNNNNNNNNNNNNNNNNNNNNNNNNNNNNNNNNNNNNNNNNNNNNNNNNNNNNNNNNNNNNNNNNNNNNNNNNNNNNNNNNNNNNNNNNNNNNNNNNNNNNNNNNNNNNNNNNNNNNNNNNNNNNNNNNNNNNNNNNNNNNNNNNNNNNNNNNNNNNNNNNNNNNNNNNNNNNNNNNNNNNNNNNNNNNNNNNNNNNNNNNNNNNNNNNNNNNNNNNNNNNNNNNNNNNNNNNNNNNNNNNNNNNNNNNNNNNNNNNNNNNNNNNNNNNNNNNNNNNNNNNNNNNNNNNNNNNNNNNNNNNNNNNNNNNNNNNNNNNNNNNNNNNNNNNNNNNNNNNNNNNNNNNNNNNNNNNNNNNNNNNNNNNNNNNNNNNNNNNNNNNNNNNNNNNNNNNNNNNNNNNNNNNNNNNNNNNNNNNNNNNNNNNNNNNNNNNNNNNNNNNNNNNNNNNNNNNNNNNNNNNNNNNNNNNNNNNNNNNNNNNNNNNNNNNNNtggacatatatacactacgaaatgtaaaacagatagttagtgagaagcagccacagagcaaagggagatcagctcggtgctttgtgtccacctagaggtgtgggatagggagggtgggagggagacgcaagagggagtagatatagggatgtatgtatatgtatagctggttcactttgttataaagcaggaactaacacatcattgtaaagcaattatactccaataaagatgttatataaaaaaaaaaaaagcatggtcaCTGTTTTCTGTCCTAGGAGCCTGTCTGGCCACTCTGTgaattctctctccttctgcctccAGGCTGGGTCTCAGGCTGCTGAAGGTACAGCCAGCTGGTACAGGGGGATAATGACAACCAGCCATGGAGTAGTTTAGTTTCTGCTTCTTCTTGCCACATGGCCTTGTTCATTAACCCTCCTGTTTCCACAGTTTCTGATTCTGATCCCTTCCTAATATGACTGCACATAGCCTTCTCCAAAGAGGCACTCCTCACTAGTTCTGCTACATGCTGATCCTTCCCTTACTCTGCATTTGTCTTTGCATCCACACCGTCCCCAGTCAATGTCATCACATctttgtgtatttatgtatatccTGTGAGTATTTTCCAGTTGTTTGATATCTAGAAGTATGTCTCCTCTTCCTAGTTAAGGTCTAACTACCTCAGGTGAAGAACACCGTCTTCAGCATCCTCTGTTTATCTTGTAGCAACTTGTAATAAGTTACATTTAAATCATCACCTTTCTGTAAATGTGTGTTGAGTCAATGAATGCTTGTCCACGTgtggctctgtgtgtgtctcaCAGAACGTGTGTCCACATTCTTTTTGGATACTCTAATGCTTTGGATTACACTTCTCCATTCCCTGTATTACCATAGAAGTTCTAGGCGAGAGATCGTTTAGCAAAACTCTTGTTTTGTAGACGAGAAAGACAAAGTTCAGAAAGGTGTCATATCTACCTGGTAGTAAAACTAGAGTCAAAACCCCAAATCCTGCTTCCTTTTCTAAAACTTCACCCACTGCATCATTCAACATTCTTCATCATTAGcaagtacaaatattttttattttaactacttGTTGAATTAGCAAGGGTAGGGTGTGTGTGGAATTAAAGTTAGTAATTTAATAAAGCTTATATCagagtgaaaaaaggaaaatgtattttgatttaaagtatgatgcgggagtccagctcctgcaggtccaggaatacccgagggatggacagcgtcggcgaggggaggttaaataaatcaataacactgtgtatgtgcaagcatggtctcatattttattttctcagagtcaGATTTAgataccctaagtgattacatcctcaggtgcttagctaaaacctcagaagatatttataatagattgtacctaatatttctatatgtacttttaaaataattctaaaggttttcaaaacatcattgttttttcttagagtaggttcaatccgtactaataacaaagccaagctaatatgtaacaagccattaaaagaaactatgaaggaggaagtttcctgaactttcctatgtgtcccagaggtccgcaTGGACGAGTCTTAACAATGTACCCCTAAATTATCTACAATACATTTCACAATTCAGTCTATCATTGTGTTCTTCTGGGCAAGAAGCCTTGTCTGAATGgacgagtcaacaattccaatgttggcagttgactctgtatgattaatttatccttataccagaacCAACAATACGCGTAATCATTTCTTACTCCCATGTAGGGccattgcttttttattattggtgttttccatagaaacaaccctTCATTTCCAGGTGGTTTGTtgtttctcccaccagccaggggctgttgttaaaaagtcccaattcgtaggttttggtttgggagggggaagaggatgttttacacggttaagcttgggacagggggcaaatcccccatgtacttttccaaggcagaagcacaaaattacaaaacagctcagaagagatgtagtcagcttcctgggcgcagcactgccctgcagcgctgtcttggattgttgttccatgaccctgtcatggcacagaggctccaggttggaGCCTTCCAACAgtatgaaattttaaagaataaacctGGTAGTTTTATAAGGAATTCTACAACttgcaaattaattttttgtatgaAGTCTTTTCTAGAAAGCATCGATAGGGACATTCTGTTTCAAAAGACCTAAGAGATTCCTATGTTAAGAATTAGGGTGTCCAGAGAGGTACAGAAAGTTACCTTTCTGGTACAGAAAGTTACAAGAACTAGGGTTTGTCTTCAGTTCTGGTTTCTTCTTGTCTATTATTAAATCACTTAGTTTGTTACCCCTCCTTTAAAAAGCAcaaaggtggggcttccctggtggcgcagtggttgagagtctgcctgccgatgcagggcacacgggttcgtgccccggtccgggaagatcccacatgccgccgagcggctgggcccgtgagccatggccgctgagcctgcgcgtccggagcctgtgctccgcaacgggagaggccgcaacggagggaggcccgcataccacacacaaaaaaaaagcacaaaggtGGTAATTTTAATTTAGAGGTAAAGAATCTGTAGGATTATTGTAGGgggtagaaaagaaaatgtctgaaCTGCATAAATGCCCAGAATCGTCTACATTAGGGGTCACTGCTGTGTTTGTGCCATGGATCCCTTTGGCATCTGGTGAAGCCTCTCGAccccttctcagaataatgtttttaaatgcatgaagTAAAACATATAGGATTactaaggaaaaaatattgaaatgtagttattaaaatatttaaagaacaaagataTGATATTGTAAAGAATATGTAATGCTTTTTTATTAAGACTTACATAATAAGATCTAGTGACAGAACTAATAACTATGGTGATTTCAGAGTAGTGTGTCTTAGGCTGCTCAggctgccctaacaaaatacTGTAAACTGGGTGGCTCACACAACagacatgtattttctcacagttccagaggctgaaagtctgagatcagggtgccaccaTGGTCATGTTGTGGTTAGgactctctttctggcttacagAAGATCACTttttcattgtgtcctcacatgctcacatggcctttccttggtttTTGCACATCTGGTGGGGGGTAGGAGGCAATAGGGAGAGAGAggggtctcttcctcttcttataaggccttCAGTCCTATCTGATTAGGGCcacacccttatgacctcatttaaccttaataacCTCctaaaagccccatctccaaTTATAGTCACATTAAGGATTaggccttcaacatatgaattttggagggacacagttTGTTCCATAGCATAATGATAATGATAAgcataaatggtattttaaaacatcttcaaCAAGCTctaatatgaaatgaaaataactgtGATCTGTTGGTAACAGGGTCACAGGTACTGCTGCTAATAAGTTTGTTGCCTACATGCAACATCATGGACGGAAATTCCTAATTTCAGGTAGAGGTTAATGAAAGTAAGATAAGATTTTTTTACCCCTTACTAGTTCACAGCCACCCTGAATTTCTATATAAGGACTCCCAGGTTAAGAACCCCTGATACATGCAAGTATCTTACTTTGAGCTAACAAGTGGCATAATCCCAGGATAGTGGGAACAGATTCTGAAGTCAGCTGATTCTGTCCATTGCCAGTTACCCAGGAATAGTGAGTGTgttaaattgaaaagaaacatCATCTGCTCTTGCCttgctttctgatattttaaaatatgtgtttgagTATTGGAATGTGTTTTGTCTTGCAGACACTAGTAACTTAAATACTGAACAAAATGATTCCTGGACCTCTGAGAACTCCTGGCTTGACCCTTCTGTGAAGGGCCCACCAGAGACCAAGGCAGAGGATGCTGGACTTCGGAAATCTCTGGACAGATTCTATGAAGTATTTGGCCATCCACAGCCAGCCTCTGGAAATTCACTCTCCACATCTGTCTACCAGTGCCTgtctcagaaaataaatgaactgaagGGCAAGGAGAACCAAAATTACACCCTCCGCAGTTTTCAAATGGCACGGGTCATCTTCAACCGGGACGGCTGCTCCATCTTACAGAAGCATTCCAGGGATGCCCACTTTTACCCAACCAGAGAAGGAAGTGCATCTCTGGAGGATGAAAAGCTGACCCCAGGactttcaaaagaaattattcaTTTCCTCTTGCAGCAGAACTTGATGAAAGACCCATAACTGTT
This region of Physeter macrocephalus isolate SW-GA chromosome 14, ASM283717v5, whole genome shotgun sequence genomic DNA includes:
- the SHLD1 gene encoding shieldin complex subunit 1 isoform X3, which gives rise to MWSHRFRFEAAAVAGRTMATQEATPGSQSEESNALDLPSAYDIRDYVLQRPSQEANSEAFSSEEALSIPCSSDMDPDTSNLNTEQNDSWTSENSWLDPSVKGPPETKAEDAGLRKSLDRFYEVFGHPQPASGNSLSTSVYQCLSQKINELKGKENQNYTLRSFQMARVIFNRDGCSILQKHSRDAHFYPTREGSASLEDEKLTPGLSKEIIHFLLQQNLMKDP
- the SHLD1 gene encoding shieldin complex subunit 1 isoform X1 — encoded protein: MATQEATPGSQSEESNALDLPSAYDIRDYVLQRPSQEANSEAFSSEEALSIPCSSDMDPDTSNLNTEQNDSWTSENSWLDPSVKGPPETKAEDAGLRKSLDRFYEVFGHPQPASGNSLSTSVYQCLSQKINELKGKENQNYTLRSFQMARVIFNRDGCSILQKHSRDAHFYPTREGSASLEDEKLTPGLSKEIIHFLLQQNLMKDP
- the SHLD1 gene encoding shieldin complex subunit 1 isoform X2, which codes for MSTTACDWVSSNERGLARTMATQEATPGSQSEESNALDLPSAYDIRDYVLQRPSQEANSEAFSSEEALSIPCSSDMDPDTSNLNTEQNDSWTSENSWLDPSVKGPPETKAEDAGLRKSLDRFYEVFGHPQPASGNSLSTSVYQCLSQKINELKGKENQNYTLRSFQMARVIFNRDGCSILQKHSRDAHFYPTREGSASLEDEKLTPGLSKEIIHFLLQQNLMKDP